Sequence from the Paenibacillus tundrae genome:
AATACTGCGGCATCTCTTCGTACACGTTATAGGTTTTCTCTAGGTTAGGATCTCTGTAGGATGCCATATAGCTGTCGCCACTCCGTCTGAAACCTGTCATACAACCATATGCGCCACCTTTAGCGCGAATATTTGTCCATAAATAGTCCAGTGACAGAATTCCCTGCAATACGCGAAGCGAGCCTGTATACTCGAATCCTTTATGGATGAAGTTGCCTGTCTGCACGACGTACTGAACCTCTGATGGAGACTTGAAGCCCTCATTGTGATGGACTGCTTGGAACTCAGTATGTTCTTTAACAACCTCTTGCGTGTATAGCTTCGCTTTTAGTTTCGATACGTGCTGCTCTAGACTAGCATATCCTTGATCATCAGCCGTATAACTTACCAGTAGATTCTCAGGTCTAAAGATCATTCCTGTCAGTTCTTTCAGACGGTTCGTTAGTTCTTCTTTGCGATCTTCATAATTTGCCTGCAGCTCCTCAAGCCACTGATAGAACGCCACGCCACTTACCGCTTCACGAAAAGCAGCTACGGCTGAATGCTTGGCAGAGGATCTGCCCATTGCTGCCGAGTGTCCACTATTGATCAAGCTACGCTGCAATCTGCCCTTCAATTGGGAAATGATCTCGTACAACCGCTTCGTATCGTGGAACTGCGAAGTCAGTACAATCTCCTCAATCATATCAAAAGCAAAATCCAGCTTATCATATAGAATTTTAGCTTCAATCTCAAAATGAGCTTTATACGTATTATATTGACGAGCATCGGCGCTCGCCCCTACGCTGGCACTGATTCCACCGGAATGGATGTGGATTTCATTGGACAGACCATTGAATTTGAAGTTTGCGGTATCCACGTAACCTAACACACTTTTCAAAAGTCCTAAGTACGGCTGTAGATGCTCGGGAACTTCCTTCACATTAAACAACAATTTCAGATATCCAATTCCGTTCGTGTACAGATTGTGATGTACAATCGTTGTTCCCTCGACGGACTTTAATGTATTCGATAATTTGGACGCTTGCGGATCGATATCTTCAATCGACAAGGTTGGAATGACCTGCTGTTGTTCTTTCGTTGAAGGTGCATTCTGATAATCCGCGAGTTCCTTGGTACGTTGAACCAGTTGCTCGATCTCTTCCTTACTCAGACTGGCTTGGAGTGATTTCAAACGCGATTTCAATGCCTCTTCCTTACGCAAACTGAGTCCTTTATCCGGAGTCACGGCCACAAACGACGTGTGCGTATTTTGCAATAAATATTGCTGAATCAATTGCTCGAAATATCCTTCGTTCATCTTCGTTCTGAGCGAAGCAAATACGGCATTGGCCTCCAAATGGGTGAACGGTGCCTTGTCGTCATATAACCAGCTCTGTAGCGTATAGAAGCCGTAGATCAGCCCTTTAGGCATTCTTCCAAAGTCTGCTTCCCGATGATTAAATTCATATGAATTAATTCCGGCTAGAAGTGCTTTCGGATCGATCCCTTCGCGCACAACGCGCTCAAGCACTTCGTGAACCGTGTCGAGGAACACCTGTTTACTCTCCAAATTACTCTTCTTCAGCCCAATCGTCATGACCGGCTGGTACAAGCTATCATCATATGAGCCATATACGTCCTTGGCAATTCCTTTGTCGAGCAACGCCTGCTTCAATACCGCACCTGGAGCATTCAGAAGCGCATATTGTAATATTTGAAAGGCGATATTCAGCTCTTGATCCAGGCTTGTTCCAATAACTGCATTATAGGTTAAGAAGCTATTGTCCACTTCCGACTCTGTCGTTCCAGCCGAATACGTTTGTACCACATCGACACGTTCACCAAATGAAGGCTGCAGCTCAATCTCCGAATCTGTCTCCATCCGATCGTATTGACTCAGGTACGTTTCATCCAACCACTTAAGCTTCTCTTCCATATCCATGTCTCCATACAAATAAATGAAGCTATTAGAAGGATGATAATACTTCGTATGGAAATCCAAGAGTCCTTGATAAGTTAGATCTGTAATCTCGTCCGGGATGCCTCCCGATTCCTTGGAGTACGTTGTGTCTGGGAATAGAGAATTGAGCACGGCTCTACGAACAATCCGTTCAGGTGAAGAAAAAGCACCCTTCATTTCGTTGTAAACAACGCCGTTATATGTTAATTCATCCTCTGCAGAAGGTAACTTGTAGTTCCAACCTTCCTGCAAAAATATTTTTTCGTTCTCATAAATATTCGTATTTAACACCGCATCCAGATAGATGTCCATCAAATTATGAAAATCATGCTCATTACGGCTTGCAATAGGATAGATCGTTTTGTCCGGGTACGTCATTGCATTCAGAAATGTGTTGAGTGAACCCTTCAACAATTCAACAAATGAATCCTTCGCTGGAAACTTCTTAGAGCCGCATAATACGGAATGCTCCAGAATATGAGGTACGCCCGTATTATCGCTAGGTGGTGTTCTAAAACCGATACTAAATACTTTATTGTCATCTTCATTGGACATAAGGACAATTTTGGCGCCTGACTTTTTGTGTTCCAGCAAGTAGCCGTCAGATTTCAGTTCCTCCATCCTGCGTTCTTGGATTACTTGATAAGACTGAAGCTGTTTCAACATATGTCGAGTCCTCCATTAAAAATGTATTTGGTTAACTTTGAGCTCCGCAAGATAAAGGTAATATATGCCTATAGCCAGTATACACCAACATCCCTTGTCTTCATAACGACCACCACGGGATTGCTTCATTCCCCATCCCACAATGCCCCACAAAAAAAGATCGGACACTGATCTGAACGCAAAAAAATGCAACACAAATATGAATATTCAGCTATACTGTACCTAAATATTCATAGCCAACATTGGCGGAGGTTTTAAATTTGTCTAAGTACACTAAATTCTATGTATTATTCAACTCTGTTAATAATCCTCAGCTTTATTAAATACAGAAATTCCAAAAGTTAATCGCGCTTATGATTCAAGACCCTCATTTGAAAGTATAAAAAAAAGGAAATCCCCTGATATATCAAGGAATTTCCTTTTCTCTTAATGGATGCCGAGGACCGGGATCGAACCGGTACGGTAGTCACCTACCGCAGGATTTTAAGTCCTGTGCGTCTGCCAATTCCGCCACCCCGGCATGATTATGTATTTCTCAATCAAATGTGGCGACAAGAAATATCTTATCATGTATTTTAATAATATGCAACACTTTTCCGAAAAAATATTTCTAAAATGAAACAGGCACCACCGGCGTAAGCCAGCAGTGCCTAGAAAGGTCGAGTTGCGGTCTCGAACTTTCTTATAAACCATCTATATTAAGGGAGGTGTAAGGTAAGAATACCTCCCCAACATTAAAGAAACCTAAAATCAGGATTAAATTAAGCTAAAAAAGAAAAAAAGTTCACATTTGGTTAGTCACGCTTCATGATAATAGGCGTGATCCGAGCAATCTCGTCTTCACTGGTTTCCACAATCACAAGCAAATGTTGTTGCATAAGCCATTGCTCATAATAGTTTGCGTCATCCTCAGAGATACCGGCTTCCGTCAGGGTAAGTACAAAATCATCGGTCTCTTCACCGATTTCATTACCAGCAAGCCGGCGAACGGCCTTCCCAGCAGACATCGTTTGATCCTTACGTTTACCTAGCGCTGCTAGCACCCCCTTAAAGGCTCCTAATGCTCCATCAGTGCCTGCGCCCTTAAGTGGTTTAGGTAAACCTGCCTTCTCACTGATCAACTCCAAATCAAGCTGTTCTTTAGCGACTACGCCGAGTGAATCGGAATCAACTCCTGCCTGTCGAAGCTGATTCAGCATTAAAATGGCTTCGTTCTCAGTACGTACCATTCCAATCAATAACTTTGTCATACGAAATCCTCCTTAACATACATGCTTTAGCTTCAGTACCCTTTATAACCCTCTAACTGAAAAAAACAAACGCTAATCACGCGATAAGACGAATCACCTAACCCAAAAAGTCACTTCTCTTCTGGAAATTCATACCTAGTTCTGATAGACTATATAAAGAAGACAAATTAACCATTGAAATTATTGACATATCGAATCTAATCTCATAACCAGGAGAAATGACATATGAACAAAGAGGTAGAAATTGCCATCCGTCGTAATCAACAAATTATGGTTCGTAATACAAGCGGTCAATCTGTAACCGGATTTCCAGAACGCTCTGCCGATTCCTCCATCCTCCTTCTACGCACAGTACAAGGGAACCTCTGGATTCCGTTTGAGGAAGTTGAGCAGGTCACACGCCTGTTAAGCATTCGTTCGCATCATCTAAGCAGCATGGCACTGTGAGTAGCCGTTTGTAGCCAGCAGTGAATCGATTGAATCATCAGACGTTGAAGAACGCCAGACTTTGAGAAGTCTGGCGTTCTTCATTACTATACAACACTATACAACTAGGATCTGTCTTAGATCTTGCTATTCAACTACAAACTTCACTCGTGTTCCATTTGGATATGTACTAAGTTGATTGCCGACCCATGAACCTGCTCCGCGATTGTCCTTTGGCGTAATGTATTGGATATCTGCATTAGCCCCACCCTCTGCACACATAGCCATTGGCCACTCGTCTCGATCCTTCCCCTTCTTCACTGGCACTCCCTTCAGCGAAAGATCCCGATTCGTCTCGGCACCATCACGATCAATCGTACACACATCAGAATGCCCTGCCTTAACGGCCGACCGAATATGATTAGCTGTCTCTGGGTAGCGTTCAGAAGGGAAGATCAGCGTATGATCTACACCTTGGCTACTACTCCCATTAAATATAGAAGTCCAATCCCCCAGCTTATAATCTCCATTAAACCACGCGAAACAGGCGACTAGAGCAAGCGTGACCAATGTAACCCATTGCTTTTTCACCCTGGCCGTTCCTTTATTTCTTCTCTTTCTTGTGCGTTTACGCGTCATGCTGCCTCTCCCCCATTCATCATTACATTATATAGAACATTCGTTCGTGGAACAACGGAAATGTGCAGAAAAAAAACAGCCCGGATCGCTCCCGAACTGCCCTCTTCCGATCATATAATCATCCTTTTAACCTACATGACCCATGCTTGGCATCACCTGTTGTCGCTTTAAGGGCACAGTGACCTGGAATTGTGTACCCTGACCTTCTTCACTCGCTACCGTGATTTCACCATGCATCAATTCCAGCAGCTCTTTACAGATCGTTAATCCAAGACCGCTGCCCCCAAACCTCCGTGCATGAGACACATCTGTCTGAGTGAAAGCTTCAAATAATTGATTCATCTGATCTTGTGGAATCCCGATCCCTGTATCTTGGATGCTAAAGACCAGCGTCGTTACATCCTCCAATGTCTCTTTTACATCCAATTGAATATGCACTTCGCCTTGCTCCGTAAACTTAATCGCATTGTTTATTATGTTATCCAGCACCTGTCGTAAGCGCAACGGATCTCCAACGAGCACTTCTGGCACTTCAAGATCAACATGGCAGACTAGGCTGATCTGCTTCTGTATAGCAGACAGTTCATGCGTCTTGATGATCTGCTGCATTAGTTTGGATGGCTGAAACTCGATCTGCTCTACCTTCATTTTCCCACGACCTAACTTCGCCATATCCAAGCTCTTGTTTACAATGTTCAGCAAGGCCTCTCCCGATTGACGAGCAAGCTCCAAGTACTCCTTTTGCTCATTACTGGTTTCTTCCATGCCCACCAGCTCAATCATTCCCATAATTCCATTGAGCGGCGTTCGTAACTCATGATTCAGTTTGCCAATAAACTCTAGTTGTCCTCGGCTGTTCAATTCAGCCATGTTCGCTGCCATACGAAGCTGTTCTTCGGCATATTTCCGCTCTGAGATGTCATATTGTATCCCAACAAAAAAGAGGCAATCTCCCTCGTCATTAAAGATCGGATCTATATTCAACTCATTCCAAAACTTGTGTCCACTTTTGGTGTAATTCAGAATATCAATCTTAATTGATTTCTGCTCTCTGAGCGCTTCACGAATCTTATCTACTGTCTCCGGAAGGGTATCCCTCCCTTGAAGAAACCTACAATTTTGCCCAACAGACTCTTCAAATGAATATCCTGTCAATGTTGTAAAGTGCTCGTTTACATAGATCAGGGGCAGTTCTGGTGAGGTTGCGTCGACCACAGTTACGGAAGATTTAAGCTTAGAAATTAAAAACTCCCACTGAATGGGTATAGAATACTGATTTTGAATGGCCATGCTTCCCTCCTGCTTCTATCTGTCTTCAACAATATTCAATAATAAGTGGTTGTTTATCATCAATTTGGTATGTGATCATACTAATTCAATATCATTAATTGTATCATAGTTGTTCAAAAGGTGCCGAAAAGGTTAATGTTTTCATAAACTTAGGAGGAATACACATGAAGTTTCTGTTCATTCTCATCATCGTTATTCTGATCTTATTCATTTTCAATAGACGTCGTCGATAAGTGGATTGAGGCCATGCCTGAACGAGGAAGGAAGATCGCGCATGAGAACCCTCTTTTTTATTTTCATGATACTGTGCATTATCAATCTTTGTTTCCCCAAGTTCGGATGGTTCCTACGCTATGGTTGGATTGTGAAGGGGGAATCCGAGCCTAGCAAGCCGTATATGGTCTTTGTTCGTATGACTAGTTTAGTGATGTTATTAATTGCATTTTCACTAGTGGCGGCATGATACCACAGTTACAATCGATCATGTATATGTCGGAGAAACAGGCATTTATGCATGCAAGAATGACCTTTATTCTAACTGTCTTACCTTATCATCAGATCTCACTATAAATAAAAAAGACGAGCAGCATTCGCCCGTCTGTATCTGATCCAAGCACAATTGGATCAGATTTTTTTATTTGATCAACTTATATACTGGGTCATATCTCATTCAATTCAGTGGGTAATCCGTTAACGGTTTCCCCTGCTTGTAATATAGAGTAGGCTCCAAAAT
This genomic interval carries:
- a CDS encoding insulinase family protein; its protein translation is MLKQLQSYQVIQERRMEELKSDGYLLEHKKSGAKIVLMSNEDDNKVFSIGFRTPPSDNTGVPHILEHSVLCGSKKFPAKDSFVELLKGSLNTFLNAMTYPDKTIYPIASRNEHDFHNLMDIYLDAVLNTNIYENEKIFLQEGWNYKLPSAEDELTYNGVVYNEMKGAFSSPERIVRRAVLNSLFPDTTYSKESGGIPDEITDLTYQGLLDFHTKYYHPSNSFIYLYGDMDMEEKLKWLDETYLSQYDRMETDSEIELQPSFGERVDVVQTYSAGTTESEVDNSFLTYNAVIGTSLDQELNIAFQILQYALLNAPGAVLKQALLDKGIAKDVYGSYDDSLYQPVMTIGLKKSNLESKQVFLDTVHEVLERVVREGIDPKALLAGINSYEFNHREADFGRMPKGLIYGFYTLQSWLYDDKAPFTHLEANAVFASLRTKMNEGYFEQLIQQYLLQNTHTSFVAVTPDKGLSLRKEEALKSRLKSLQASLSKEEIEQLVQRTKELADYQNAPSTKEQQQVIPTLSIEDIDPQASKLSNTLKSVEGTTIVHHNLYTNGIGYLKLLFNVKEVPEHLQPYLGLLKSVLGYVDTANFKFNGLSNEIHIHSGGISASVGASADARQYNTYKAHFEIEAKILYDKLDFAFDMIEEIVLTSQFHDTKRLYEIISQLKGRLQRSLINSGHSAAMGRSSAKHSAVAAFREAVSGVAFYQWLEELQANYEDRKEELTNRLKELTGMIFRPENLLVSYTADDQGYASLEQHVSKLKAKLYTQEVVKEHTEFQAVHHNEGFKSPSEVQYVVQTGNFIHKGFEYTGSLRVLQGILSLDYLWTNIRAKGGAYGCMTGFRRSGDSYMASYRDPNLEKTYNVYEEMPQYLQNFKADSREMTRYIIGAIQDLDAPRTPYAEGTFSLECYLSNVTEADLQKERDEVLSTTEAHIVNFAPLISAILEEKHRCVIGNESKIEEQRDLFDETLDLIKY
- a CDS encoding general stress protein, translating into MTKLLIGMVRTENEAILMLNQLRQAGVDSDSLGVVAKEQLDLELISEKAGLPKPLKGAGTDGALGAFKGVLAALGKRKDQTMSAGKAVRRLAGNEIGEETDDFVLTLTEAGISEDDANYYEQWLMQQHLLVIVETSEDEIARITPIIMKRD
- a CDS encoding NucA/NucB deoxyribonuclease domain-containing protein; this encodes MTRKRTRKRRNKGTARVKKQWVTLVTLALVACFAWFNGDYKLGDWTSIFNGSSSQGVDHTLIFPSERYPETANHIRSAVKAGHSDVCTIDRDGAETNRDLSLKGVPVKKGKDRDEWPMAMCAEGGANADIQYITPKDNRGAGSWVGNQLSTYPNGTRVKFVVE
- a CDS encoding sensor histidine kinase, which produces MAIQNQYSIPIQWEFLISKLKSSVTVVDATSPELPLIYVNEHFTTLTGYSFEESVGQNCRFLQGRDTLPETVDKIREALREQKSIKIDILNYTKSGHKFWNELNIDPIFNDEGDCLFFVGIQYDISERKYAEEQLRMAANMAELNSRGQLEFIGKLNHELRTPLNGIMGMIELVGMEETSNEQKEYLELARQSGEALLNIVNKSLDMAKLGRGKMKVEQIEFQPSKLMQQIIKTHELSAIQKQISLVCHVDLEVPEVLVGDPLRLRQVLDNIINNAIKFTEQGEVHIQLDVKETLEDVTTLVFSIQDTGIGIPQDQMNQLFEAFTQTDVSHARRFGGSGLGLTICKELLELMHGEITVASEEGQGTQFQVTVPLKRQQVMPSMGHVG